In Fibrobacter sp. UWB10, one DNA window encodes the following:
- a CDS encoding sigma 54-interacting transcriptional regulator, whose product MPTSQSKILELELLYKISSILNQTLDFESVAHPILEVVESTMGVEHATLTLYNRHTGEISIEIAEGLSSRQARKGRYKVGEGITGRVVETGKPIIIPSVAKDPDFLDRTGRGKTEDKAFLCVPVIMEHQVIGAFSADVQNPVEDELPEKLRLLEIIAQMLAAAVKLRREAREENELLKAENERLTLELKDRFQPDNIIGRSSEMQRVYAQIDQVSKSPLPALIVGEVGTGKGLVAEAIHYRSDRNMGPFVRVHCASMPESVLDRELFGSVRGALVGVFAETPGRVEQAEGGTLFLDEVGELSPNLQVKLLRLMQNGEVERIGARIAKKVNVRVIAATTKNLQQMVEEGTFREDLYYQLHIFPIYVPPLRNRKTDIVLLADHFVEHYCRIVGKNVRRLARTTINMLMSYPWPGNVRELENGIERAVLVADEDVIYPHHFPTTLQTAETSGTPVNGNLKRMVEAYERDIICDALKSSKGKVAAAARSLSTTPRILTYKINQLGIDLAGFGK is encoded by the coding sequence ATGCCCACCTCGCAATCCAAAATCCTTGAATTGGAGCTGCTCTACAAGATCAGCTCCATTTTGAACCAAACGCTTGATTTCGAAAGCGTCGCGCACCCGATTTTGGAAGTGGTGGAATCCACGATGGGCGTGGAACATGCAACCCTCACCTTGTACAACCGCCATACTGGCGAAATCTCCATTGAAATTGCAGAAGGCCTTTCAAGCCGTCAGGCGCGTAAGGGCCGCTATAAAGTGGGCGAAGGTATTACCGGCCGTGTTGTGGAAACCGGTAAGCCGATTATCATTCCTTCCGTTGCAAAAGACCCGGACTTCTTGGACAGAACAGGGCGCGGTAAGACCGAAGACAAGGCCTTCCTTTGCGTGCCTGTGATTATGGAACACCAGGTGATTGGCGCCTTCAGTGCCGACGTCCAGAATCCGGTTGAAGATGAACTTCCTGAAAAGCTCCGTCTGCTCGAAATTATTGCTCAGATGCTTGCGGCGGCTGTGAAGCTTCGTCGTGAAGCCCGCGAAGAAAACGAACTTCTAAAAGCTGAAAACGAACGACTCACGCTTGAACTTAAGGACCGTTTCCAGCCCGATAATATCATCGGACGTTCGAGCGAGATGCAGCGCGTGTACGCGCAGATTGACCAAGTGTCAAAAAGCCCCCTGCCCGCTCTTATTGTGGGCGAGGTGGGTACGGGTAAGGGGCTCGTGGCTGAGGCTATCCATTACCGTTCTGACCGCAACATGGGCCCGTTCGTCCGCGTCCATTGCGCCTCCATGCCGGAATCGGTGCTGGACCGTGAATTGTTCGGTAGTGTGCGCGGAGCCTTGGTGGGCGTATTTGCCGAAACGCCTGGCCGCGTAGAACAGGCCGAAGGCGGCACGCTCTTCCTTGACGAAGTGGGCGAACTTTCACCGAACCTTCAGGTAAAGCTTTTGCGTTTAATGCAGAACGGCGAAGTCGAACGCATTGGCGCCCGCATTGCAAAGAAGGTGAACGTGCGCGTGATTGCGGCCACCACCAAGAACTTGCAACAGATGGTCGAAGAAGGAACCTTCCGCGAAGACTTATACTACCAGTTGCATATTTTCCCGATTTACGTGCCGCCACTTCGCAACCGCAAAACCGACATCGTGCTCCTGGCGGACCACTTCGTTGAACATTACTGCCGTATTGTGGGCAAGAATGTGCGCCGCCTCGCACGCACGACCATCAATATGCTCATGAGCTATCCGTGGCCCGGAAATGTGCGCGAACTCGAAAATGGAATTGAACGCGCCGTCCTTGTGGCCGACGAAGATGTCATCTACCCGCACCATTTCCCGACCACACTCCAGACCGCCGAAACGAGCGGCACCCCCGTGAATGGAAACCTCAAGCGCATGGTAGAAGCTTACGAACGCGATATCATCTGCGACGCCCTGAAAAGTTCCAAGGGCAAAGTTGCCGCTGCCGCCCGCAGTCTTTCCACGACTCCGCGTATTCTTACATACAAAATAAACCAGCTCGGCATAGACCTCGCTGGTTTCGGAAAATAA